The following coding sequences are from one Mesorhizobium onobrychidis window:
- a CDS encoding DUF6074 family protein, with protein MGESNIIAFPLHRRRKLVEGIARVLESKDGEDANAFWRSTVKTILVQLSESGIGPGLAEQEIGMLLRSVLRDIATRSAKLAR; from the coding sequence ATGGGTGAATCAAATATAATCGCGTTTCCGCTGCATCGTCGGCGGAAATTGGTCGAAGGTATCGCGCGGGTTCTGGAATCCAAGGACGGGGAGGACGCGAACGCGTTCTGGCGCAGCACCGTCAAGACAATTCTCGTCCAACTGTCCGAATCAGGAATTGGACCGGGGCTCGCCGAACAGGAAATTGGAATGCTTCTCCGTTCTGTCTTACGCGACATAGCCACCCGGTCTGCGAAACTGGCACGATAG